The following are encoded together in the Dickeya lacustris genome:
- a CDS encoding membrane lipoprotein lipid attachment site-containing protein: MKKILLVAGTALVLAGCGEKGDFEKAINAKISQSNVCYSLKDNDVVFNKGFPRRVNRGFRSAGYSASDEILKGLVEQGLLKVSQESNGFNSVDVLEVTDKGQEVEFWDRKDGACVGHRAVAEVKSWTEPSEGNGVKMTQVTYTWKLDGVPGWVDKKAFSGVKGMATPEETKTVLVKTNNGWSAQ; the protein is encoded by the coding sequence ATGAAGAAGATTTTGCTCGTTGCTGGCACGGCACTGGTTCTGGCGGGATGTGGTGAGAAAGGCGACTTTGAGAAGGCTATCAACGCAAAAATATCACAGTCCAACGTGTGCTACTCACTAAAAGACAATGATGTTGTATTCAATAAAGGCTTCCCCAGACGTGTGAACCGTGGTTTTCGCTCTGCCGGATACAGTGCCAGTGATGAAATCCTTAAAGGGCTTGTTGAACAAGGGCTGTTAAAGGTTTCACAAGAATCTAACGGGTTTAACAGTGTTGATGTTCTGGAAGTTACCGATAAAGGTCAGGAAGTCGAGTTTTGGGATCGCAAAGATGGTGCCTGTGTGGGTCATCGTGCTGTCGCTGAGGTTAAAAGCTGGACCGAACCCAGCGAAGGTAATGGCGTTAAAATGACGCAAGTGACCTATACGTGGAAACTCGATGGTGTGCCGGGCTGGGTGGATAAGAAAGCCTTTTCTGGCGTCAAGGGGATGGCTACACCTGAAGAAACCAAAACTGTTCTGGTGAAAACCAATAACGGCTGGTCAGCACAGTAA